CTCGGGCGGCAGCACTGGTCGTTACCTCGTGTTCAGCGGCGCCTGGCTGAACGCCAACCCACCGAAGTTCATGGCGGCCCGCAAGGCGATCAAGGACACGGTGTGGATCGACCCGGCTCACCCAAACGCGACCGACACGATCCGATTTGGCCTCTCCATCCTTGGCCCTGAGATCATCGTTCCGCTCGGCCCAGACAAGCCGAACACCTATCCGCGGTCGGCGACGGCGTTCACGCAGGCGCGGCAGTACATGCTCGATTCTCTCAACCGCAAGCTCACCGGCGTGCCGAGCTTCATGAGCGGCTCGACACCGATGGCCTCGACGCTCTTCGGCGTCGGTCAGTACTTCTCCTCGTCGGGCCTCTACACCCAGGCGTTCGGCTCCACCTTCGAGTCGAGTACCCTCTCGCAGAGCTCCGCGGGAGCCGTGAACGCCCCATGGGCGACGAGCAACTCCAACCAGTGCTCGATCTGCTGGGGGTGCCAGCAGAACAACATCATCATCGTCACCGACGGCTCGCCCAACTCCGAGAACGCGCTGCCGGCCGTCATCAAGGCTTATGACGACGGCACCTACAAGAGCAGCAACAACTGCGGCCCGGGGGACTCTTGCCAGACCGGCGTGCCGGCGACCTGCCCCAGGCTGACGACGGTGAACGCGACCAACGGCCCGAACGCGACCAATGTGATCGCCACGAATGGCCCGAACGCCACGAGGAAGAACGCGAGCGACTTCGGCGTCGCCGCCATCTGCGCCAAGAACGCGCAAAACAAGCTCCGCTGCGGGAGCACCAGCACGTCTTGCTCGAAGGCCGGTGACCCCTGCTACCAGTGCCCCAACGGCTCGATGAGCGCGAGCGACACCCAATGCTCCGGATACTTCTGCGCGGGCAGCACGACCGCTCAGTCAGGCGCGACCCCGGCCTGCTACGCCACCTGCCCCGGTGACACGACGCATTACGCGAGCGGCTACATCTGCTACTCCACGTGTCCCGACGGCTCCAAGCACCCGGCGAACTACGGCGCCTGCTACTCGACCTGTCCTGGCGACACCACCCAGTACCCGCCCAACCACGGCGCCTGCTACACGACCTGCGCCGGAGACACGACTCACCACCCGGCTGGCTACACCTGCCCTTGCACCTGCTCCGGCGATTCCGGCACCTACACGGCCGGCCAGATCTGCCCGACCAGCATGTGCTGCAGCCCGAGCGATTCTGCCTCCAACCCACCTACCTCCCTCCCGCGCATCGCCTCGTGGCTGCACTCGAACGACCTCCGCACCGACCTGTCGGTGGCCAACCCCCAGACGGTGACGACCTTCACCATCAGCTTCGGGCTGGAGGTCCCGCCTCCGCCCACGGTGAACAAGGCGGTGCAGCTCCTCAAGGCCACGGCCAACATGGGCAATGGCAAGTTCAGCAACGCCCCCGACGCGAAGGGCCTGCTGGACGCGGTCACCTCGGCGGTGAACAACATCGTGGAGCGCGCCAACTCCTTCAGCGCCCCCGCCGCGGCGTCGCTCTCCACCCTTCGGTCGGTGGCGGTCGAGGCCGTGCTCACCCGCTTCAAGCCCAACGACACGGCCACCTGGGAGGGCCACGTCTACCAGGGCATGCTCTTCGACGAGTTCCTGAACGGCTGCGATCCGACCAAGGGTCCGGCGGCCGCCGACCAGCCCCAGGTGACCTGCGGGAACAAGACCATCTCGGCCAACTTCGACGGCAACGCCACCGCCGCCGGCACCGCGGATTGTACCGGGGTCTTCCTGGTCGACGCCGATTGCGACGAGGTGACCGAGGATCCCAAGACCGGCGCGTTCCTCAAGAAAGGGCAAGGGACGACGCCGGCCAACATGTTCTGGGACGCCGGCTTCGTCCTCTCGAACCCCACCTACCCCGCCGGCGATCCCAAGGCCGGGCAGGCGGTCCCCGGGTACAAGAGCGCCGACAACCGCACCATCTACTCGGTGCTGGACGGGGCCATCAAGCCGTTCAACACCGCCAACGCCTCCGTCTTCGCGCCGTACATGAGCCTCACCCCGGCGTGGTGCTCGCAGCAGCTCCAGCTGTGGGGGATCTGCGGGACCTCGCCGCTCCCGGCCTGCACCTCGGTCGTGAACCAGTGCGCGACGGCGATCGTCAACTTCGTCCACGGCTGGGATCTGACGGACATCGACGGCGACGGCTGTGGCGCCCCCGGCCGGCAGTCCAACGCAACCTCCTGCCCGAGCGGCGCGGACGGCGAGCAGCGCGATCGCGCCAACGACGCCCGCACCGGCACGCCCGTGTTCTGGAAGCTGGGCGACATCTTCCACTCCGCGCCGGTGGTGGTCCGGCCGCCCCGGGACGAGTACTCGTGCGCCACCGGCTTCGAGAACCAGTGCACGGCCACCATCTTCAGCCCGAGCTCCCTCTCCAGCCAGACGAAGATCGTGAACACCTACCAGGGCCTCGGGAGCCAGCAGGTGGACGCCTACGAGGCCTACCGCCTGGCGAAGGTCGACCGACAGCAGCTGGTGCTCGTAGGCTCCAACGACGGCATGCTCCACGCCTTCGACGCAGGCAGCCCCGATCCCGCCCAGCCCACGCGCAACGCGCTCGGCGTGCGGCCTTACACCCGCGGCACGGGGGAGGAGGTCTGGGCGTTCATCCCGCCCGACCTGCTCCCGCGCCTCAAGGACCTGACGCAGGCGCACCAGTACATGGTGGATGGCAACGTCATGGTGAAGGACGTGTGGGTGGACGGGAGCGCGGCCGATCCCGCGGTGACCTCCGCACACGACAACGTCAAGCAGTACGCCCCCGGCTCGGAGGAGTTCCACACGGTCGCGGTGATCACCGAGCGTTCGGGCGGCACGCAGTACACGGCGCTCGACATCACGGATGTCTCCAGTCCCAAGTTCCTGTGGGCGTTCCCGCCGCCCGGCTCGGATGACACGCGCTACATGGGCCAGAGCTGGACCGACTTCGCGCCCGGTCCGCCCCCCATCGGCCCCGTGCGCATGGCGCTGGGGAGCGGCGTCCCCGATCCCACCACCCGGAACTTCGAGGAGCGGTGGATCGTCTTCATCAACGGAGGGTACGATCCGACGCTGACCCGGGGCCGCGCAGTGTGGATGGTCGACGTCTGGACAGGGAAGGTCGTCTGGCGGTTCACGGATGACGACTTCAAGTCGGTCATGAGCTACGGGAGCGGCACCAGCATGTTCCCGGTCACCGCCACGGTCGGCGCCGTCGACATCGGCGACCCCAGCCGTGCCACCTCCGATCACGACGGGTTCTTCGACACCGCCACCTGGGGTGACCTCGGGGGCAGCCTCTTCGTCGCCCGCTTCTGGAGCCCCGGGGTCCTCGATGACACGACGAAGCGCGTCGGGAACTGGTACGCCGCACGCACGTTCGAGCAGCAGCGTCTCTCCAGCGACCTCCAGAACGTCGCCGGGCGCTCTCCGTTCTTCTTCATGGCGGACAACGTCTTCGACGAGACCACCCACACCCTTCGAACCGCGCTCGGCTCCGGCAACCGCGCCCGCAGCATGACCATCGGGAACGAGTGCACGCCGGACAACCTCCTCGGCTGCTGCGCCGCGGGATGCACGACCGTCCAGGCGACCTTCAGCGACGCCTTCGGGACCTGCACGCGGAGCGGGGAGTTCCGCTGCGCCTCCGGGATGCTCCAGCTCGATCCCACCAGCAGCAGCTGCGGCGCGCCGCTCGCGTGCGGCAGCTTCACCACCACCGCCACGCTCCAGCTCATCTGCCCCGGCGCGTCCCCTCCGACCCTCACCGCTCAGCTCACCTGCGACCAGAACGGCGTGTGCCAGCCCTCCACCAACCTGGGCA
The genomic region above belongs to Anaeromyxobacter diazotrophicus and contains:
- a CDS encoding PilC/PilY family type IV pilus protein, with product MRKNTIGLVPLALLALALLPLQADSVQPDCFNPTTSLASTVRGPTAGDEQFFTLPVGPSNVMFILDSSGSMKTLPQCGDNITSAWGDSSGPATCQWPTSLSIPSSAGVTGTCDVSAESELAWMQSYVPQAAVYDPGHGLASSGLDDRPTWGSTCTGNACLFQGDQIYSFNSWTETSATPKTSCNTSAGGTTVTPDDAACRLCLFGNSTTPAKGFYFYSYRTSGGSTGRYLVFSGAWLNANPPKFMAARKAIKDTVWIDPAHPNATDTIRFGLSILGPEIIVPLGPDKPNTYPRSATAFTQARQYMLDSLNRKLTGVPSFMSGSTPMASTLFGVGQYFSSSGLYTQAFGSTFESSTLSQSSAGAVNAPWATSNSNQCSICWGCQQNNIIIVTDGSPNSENALPAVIKAYDDGTYKSSNNCGPGDSCQTGVPATCPRLTTVNATNGPNATNVIATNGPNATRKNASDFGVAAICAKNAQNKLRCGSTSTSCSKAGDPCYQCPNGSMSASDTQCSGYFCAGSTTAQSGATPACYATCPGDTTHYASGYICYSTCPDGSKHPANYGACYSTCPGDTTQYPPNHGACYTTCAGDTTHHPAGYTCPCTCSGDSGTYTAGQICPTSMCCSPSDSASNPPTSLPRIASWLHSNDLRTDLSVANPQTVTTFTISFGLEVPPPPTVNKAVQLLKATANMGNGKFSNAPDAKGLLDAVTSAVNNIVERANSFSAPAAASLSTLRSVAVEAVLTRFKPNDTATWEGHVYQGMLFDEFLNGCDPTKGPAAADQPQVTCGNKTISANFDGNATAAGTADCTGVFLVDADCDEVTEDPKTGAFLKKGQGTTPANMFWDAGFVLSNPTYPAGDPKAGQAVPGYKSADNRTIYSVLDGAIKPFNTANASVFAPYMSLTPAWCSQQLQLWGICGTSPLPACTSVVNQCATAIVNFVHGWDLTDIDGDGCGAPGRQSNATSCPSGADGEQRDRANDARTGTPVFWKLGDIFHSAPVVVRPPRDEYSCATGFENQCTATIFSPSSLSSQTKIVNTYQGLGSQQVDAYEAYRLAKVDRQQLVLVGSNDGMLHAFDAGSPDPAQPTRNALGVRPYTRGTGEEVWAFIPPDLLPRLKDLTQAHQYMVDGNVMVKDVWVDGSAADPAVTSAHDNVKQYAPGSEEFHTVAVITERSGGTQYTALDITDVSSPKFLWAFPPPGSDDTRYMGQSWTDFAPGPPPIGPVRMALGSGVPDPTTRNFEERWIVFINGGYDPTLTRGRAVWMVDVWTGKVVWRFTDDDFKSVMSYGSGTSMFPVTATVGAVDIGDPSRATSDHDGFFDTATWGDLGGSLFVARFWSPGVLDDTTKRVGNWYAARTFEQQRLSSDLQNVAGRSPFFFMADNVFDETTHTLRTALGSGNRARSMTIGNECTPDNLLGCCAAGCTTVQATFSDAFGTCTRSGEFRCASGMLQLDPTSSSCGAPLACGSFTTTATLQLICPGASPPTLTAQLTCDQNGVCQPSTNLGTNSVGTMPAASTKSRFYGVWSFGGTAGKMFDVATSSNVKNEVKAFEKNRFTDVAYAGCTGPTGGTCKLVDVTQAVATYNPASPLLSSVSCASGTTCQATSGDAGWYYEYGDRCPLASCDPAPPWYDEKTGAPASTILGCTSWGSFRPIGASTSGTDPCTSTAGTPQTYGYMADYMTGAPTAACGYQYSTDTTHAYVRAVQRDTIAAPNPPTIRVVVGASGVRYQGLEFPPGGSGGMVTPTNYGTRTDTAEMMYWLEVPRDLHDCRHNAAAAATTCE